In Sceloporus undulatus isolate JIND9_A2432 ecotype Alabama chromosome 7, SceUnd_v1.1, whole genome shotgun sequence, one DNA window encodes the following:
- the LOC121936664 gene encoding UPF0415 protein C7orf25 homolog, translated as MSAHSLLCERIAVAKELIKRAEALCRSQKGGIEGGSKLCSRLKAELKFLHKVEAGKVAIKESHLQSTNLTHLQAIIESAENLEEVAAVLHVFNYEDKYATEAVISSLRRKSCLSRQLRREKKVSSRCWKSS; from the exons ATGTCTGCACATTCCTTGCTGTGTGAGAGAATTGCTGTTGCTAAGGAGCTGATCAAAAGGGCAGAAGCTCTTTGCCGGTcccagaaaggtggcatagaaggaGGTTCCAAACTCTGCAGCAGATTGAAAGCAGAGTTAAAGTTCCTGCATAAGGTGGAAGCTGGAAAGGTAGCCATCAAAGAGTCCCATCTGCAGAGTACAAACCTCACTCACCTACAAGCCATCATTGAGTCTGCGGAGAACCTGGAGGAAGTTGCTGCAGTACTTCATGTCTTTAATTATGAAGACAAATATG CTACGGAGGCTGTGATTTCATCTTTAAGGAGAAAGTCCTGTCTGAGCAGGCAGCtcaggagagagaagaaagtgtcctCCCGCTGCTGGAAGAGTTCATGA